One window from the genome of Candidatus Cloacimonadaceae bacterium encodes:
- a CDS encoding site-specific DNA-methyltransferase: MEGFGLRSLSGIKKNCYPGKWPNRFRDAWERLLQFNKNRLFKMYQDDVKVPIGDWAKNRLDNLSATDKTRDISKVGSGFGKNVSNWVGKETVFPTNVLHLATECGNRNHSAVFPYALPEWFIKLFTREGDLVLDPFMSSGTTIKAAKQLNRRAIGIDVNAEYYSQVRNYCGYANPTILRAYPDQFLEK; this comes from the coding sequence GTGGAAGGCTTTGGACTGAGGAGTTTATCTGGCATAAAAAAAAACTGTTATCCGGGGAAATGGCCAAATCGGTTTCGTGATGCATGGGAAAGACTATTACAGTTCAATAAAAACCGGCTCTTCAAAATGTATCAGGATGATGTCAAAGTCCCGATCGGGGACTGGGCTAAGAACAGATTGGATAACTTGAGCGCAACGGATAAAACACGTGATATATCAAAGGTTGGCAGTGGATTTGGCAAGAACGTTTCAAATTGGGTGGGCAAAGAAACCGTCTTTCCAACAAATGTACTTCATTTGGCGACTGAGTGTGGAAACAGAAATCATAGCGCAGTTTTCCCGTACGCCTTGCCAGAGTGGTTCATCAAGTTATTCACTCGTGAAGGCGATCTGGTGCTGGATCCTTTCATGAGCTCAGGTACCACAATCAAGGCAGCTAAACAATTGAACCGGAGAGCGATCGGGATTGACGTTAATGCTGAATACTATAGTCAGGTCAGAAACTACTGCGGTTATGCTAACCCCACAATTTTGAGAGCTTACCCTGATCAGTTTCTGGAGAAATGA
- a CDS encoding patatin-like phospholipase family protein — MSLSFFLFVSLSAAKLGYALSGGGARGYAHIGILKVLEETGFKPDYVAGTSIGAIIGALYSMGYSASEIEELALQLDWRELFDDSYQRKDLYIGQKRWAPYGNINLSFDEQWDHVIPTSVFIGNSINLKLFELYADASQYRDFSDLPIPFACVATDLISGIPVIFDKGSLMQAVRASMSIPSIIEPFEFDGKKYIDGGIAQNVPVSVVKSMGADVVIGLKVNSTLRGADNIKSFVDVIDQTINIGITRNLAEHLDDCDFLLEPLLAEFSATDFKNLKAIIDAGEVYARLNLDKLIAFRDSCGIGAANREVQIPPITLGKFRVSKIVCHGNKYVSGAKIKDYMGIVIGDQYGVPEIVEKCLTAWNSKLFYTIYPVLIPEEGSWHLHIYVKEKERRHLAFNASYTTERSSVAGLLFTMDNEILKNSSLRAAINLGGKTELVLDYVKNFGDFWGSYFRLFTYLNEDRIYIYRDNIKIGSVMALEYGLNGGVGVFANKVAIAEAFVYSYRNRLYRDVSATAPLDKNNLISGFGLKIYHESLDDFYFPMNGARISMKSNFSRQKEISDIIYSRIEGKMELWSPLFDFLSMKLALDYGSYFSKGEDMAVDPFYFGGSHAFRGYEKYEISAPIFRIYELAFRAKFHRNVFNTFALQGLNYASVDDWTQDDVTWALYSELGVKTFFGPIRVSTAIREKGNALFYVNVGYEFDTFHFSRN, encoded by the coding sequence ATGAGCTTGAGTTTTTTCCTGTTTGTTTCCCTATCCGCTGCCAAACTCGGCTACGCGTTGAGTGGTGGAGGGGCGAGGGGCTATGCCCACATTGGCATTCTCAAGGTCTTGGAAGAAACCGGCTTCAAGCCGGACTACGTTGCCGGAACCAGCATCGGAGCCATCATCGGAGCGCTTTACTCCATGGGCTACAGCGCCTCGGAGATCGAAGAACTCGCGCTTCAATTGGATTGGCGGGAGCTTTTTGACGATAGTTATCAACGCAAAGATCTCTACATCGGTCAAAAACGCTGGGCTCCTTATGGCAACATCAATCTCAGCTTTGATGAGCAATGGGATCACGTCATTCCCACCAGCGTTTTTATAGGTAATTCGATCAATCTGAAACTTTTTGAGCTATACGCGGATGCATCGCAATATCGGGATTTCTCGGACTTGCCGATTCCCTTTGCCTGCGTGGCGACGGATTTGATCAGCGGTATTCCCGTAATATTCGACAAAGGCTCGTTGATGCAAGCGGTGCGGGCGTCGATGTCCATTCCCAGCATCATCGAACCTTTCGAATTTGACGGTAAAAAGTATATCGACGGCGGAATCGCACAAAACGTCCCCGTCTCTGTCGTCAAAAGCATGGGTGCCGATGTCGTGATCGGTCTCAAAGTCAATTCCACACTGCGCGGCGCGGACAACATCAAGAGCTTCGTCGATGTGATCGATCAAACAATCAATATCGGCATCACCCGCAATTTGGCAGAACATTTGGATGATTGCGATTTCTTGCTGGAACCACTATTAGCAGAGTTTTCAGCCACCGATTTCAAAAATCTCAAAGCCATAATCGATGCCGGGGAAGTATATGCACGCCTCAATCTTGATAAGTTAATCGCTTTCCGCGATTCCTGCGGGATCGGAGCAGCGAATCGGGAAGTCCAGATTCCACCAATCACACTTGGCAAGTTTCGCGTCTCCAAGATCGTCTGCCACGGAAACAAATATGTCAGTGGCGCCAAGATCAAGGATTACATGGGAATCGTTATCGGAGATCAATACGGTGTCCCCGAGATCGTCGAAAAGTGCCTCACCGCATGGAATTCAAAGCTATTTTATACTATCTATCCCGTTTTGATCCCTGAGGAGGGAAGCTGGCATTTGCACATTTATGTAAAGGAAAAGGAACGCCGACATCTCGCTTTTAATGCAAGCTACACCACGGAGCGTAGCTCTGTCGCCGGACTGCTTTTCACGATGGACAACGAGATACTAAAGAACTCATCGTTGCGCGCGGCGATCAATCTTGGCGGCAAAACAGAGCTTGTTCTTGATTACGTGAAGAACTTCGGCGATTTCTGGGGATCCTATTTTCGCTTATTTACCTACCTGAATGAAGACCGGATCTATATCTATCGGGACAACATCAAAATCGGCAGCGTCATGGCTCTGGAATATGGGCTGAATGGCGGAGTGGGGGTATTTGCCAACAAAGTCGCCATCGCGGAGGCATTTGTCTATTCATACCGCAACCGTCTGTATCGGGATGTTTCCGCCACCGCGCCACTGGATAAAAACAATCTCATCAGCGGCTTCGGGCTCAAGATCTATCATGAGAGTCTGGATGATTTCTACTTTCCGATGAATGGCGCCAGAATCTCGATGAAATCCAATTTCTCCCGCCAGAAAGAGATTAGCGATATCATCTACAGCAGGATTGAGGGCAAAATGGAGCTTTGGTCTCCGCTCTTTGATTTTCTCAGTATGAAACTCGCCTTGGATTATGGGTCATATTTCAGCAAGGGAGAGGATATGGCAGTGGATCCCTTTTATTTCGGCGGATCGCATGCTTTCAGGGGATACGAGAAGTATGAGATCAGCGCTCCGATTTTCAGGATCTATGAGCTTGCTTTCAGGGCAAAATTTCATCGTAACGTATTCAATACCTTTGCTTTACAAGGCTTGAACTATGCCAGTGTCGACGACTGGACACAGGATGACGTCACCTGGGCGCTGTATTCAGAATTGGGGGTCAAAACGTTCTTCGGCCCCATCCGCGTCAGCACCGCTATCCGCGAAAAAGGCAATGCCTTGTTCTATGTGAATGTGGGATATGAATTTGACACCTTTCATTTCTCCAGAAACTGA
- the purL gene encoding phosphoribosylformylglycinamidine synthase subunit PurL: MQEPLITDSLIAEHGISAEEYEYIKSILGRTPRWVEIGIFSVMWSEHASYKNSIKLLKTLPRDGEYILAKAGDENAGVVDIGDGIAICFKIESHNHPSALEPYHGAATGMGGILRDIFTMGARPVAALNSLRFGDPSDPRVRHLIEGVVHGIAEYGNCFGVPTVGGEVYCEPCYEGNPLVNAMAVGVMKHGQLAKSAAKGIGNLVVYVGAKTGRDGIHGATFASVELSHESAEMRTAVQVGDPFYEKLLLEATLEVIHSGLVIAIQDMGAAGLTCSSSEMAGKGEVGIELDVSLVPQRETGMTPYEIMLSESQERMLLIVEPMNFQAIQDIFHKWDLDAVVIGKVTEDKLLRIRYYETTVAEIPAEYLILGGKAPVYTRDMKKPDNQDAINAFDTHSVSEPTDITEVLTKLLASPNITSKEKIYRQYDHMVQIGTSVEPGSDAAVIAIKDSKKAIAMATDCNSRHCFLDPYEGTKAAVVEAALNVACSGAQPIAVTNCLNFGNPYKPEVYWSFSECIRGMGDACRALGTPVTGGNVSFYNENPSGAIYPTPVIGMLGLMQDVRKARTQFFERTGDAILLLGGHSNDIGGSEYLKTIHNTIAGKIAPIDLEQAKRLIDLIVELIEKDMIFSAHDVSDGGLLTAIAEACLKPKTLRGAVLDLDISGRADFFWFGEKTGRVIVSCAEDAISSIAELATNLGLEIHYLGKVIETPELIINKDIRIPVSNLYAAYTTGI; this comes from the coding sequence ATGCAGGAACCCCTGATTACCGACTCACTCATTGCCGAACACGGAATCTCGGCGGAAGAATATGAATACATCAAATCCATATTGGGCAGAACGCCTCGTTGGGTGGAGATCGGTATTTTCAGCGTAATGTGGTCTGAACATGCCAGTTACAAGAATTCGATCAAGCTCTTGAAGACCCTGCCCCGCGATGGAGAATACATCCTTGCCAAAGCCGGAGACGAAAACGCAGGTGTCGTAGATATCGGAGACGGAATCGCTATCTGCTTCAAAATCGAAAGCCACAACCATCCCTCTGCTTTGGAACCATATCATGGAGCCGCGACCGGCATGGGTGGTATTCTACGCGATATTTTCACCATGGGCGCCAGACCCGTTGCCGCTTTGAATTCCTTGCGGTTTGGCGACCCATCCGATCCCCGTGTGCGCCATCTGATCGAAGGAGTGGTGCATGGCATTGCCGAATATGGAAATTGCTTCGGCGTTCCAACGGTAGGAGGTGAAGTCTATTGCGAACCTTGTTATGAAGGGAATCCTTTGGTCAATGCAATGGCGGTGGGGGTGATGAAACACGGGCAGTTGGCAAAATCCGCAGCCAAGGGAATCGGCAATCTCGTCGTCTATGTCGGTGCCAAAACAGGGCGCGACGGAATTCACGGAGCCACTTTCGCTTCGGTCGAGCTTTCCCATGAATCTGCTGAAATGCGCACGGCAGTGCAAGTTGGAGATCCTTTCTACGAGAAGCTTTTACTGGAAGCTACTTTGGAGGTGATCCATTCAGGTCTGGTGATTGCTATCCAGGATATGGGAGCCGCGGGACTGACCTGTTCAAGCTCTGAAATGGCAGGCAAGGGAGAGGTGGGAATCGAGCTCGACGTCTCGCTTGTTCCCCAACGCGAAACCGGCATGACGCCTTATGAAATAATGCTTTCCGAATCTCAGGAACGCATGCTGCTCATCGTCGAACCCATGAATTTCCAAGCGATTCAGGACATCTTTCACAAGTGGGATCTGGACGCCGTCGTCATTGGCAAAGTGACCGAAGACAAGCTTTTACGCATCAGATACTATGAAACCACGGTTGCGGAAATCCCTGCCGAATATCTCATCCTCGGCGGCAAGGCACCCGTCTATACTCGTGATATGAAGAAACCGGATAACCAAGACGCGATCAATGCTTTCGACACCCATTCCGTTTCTGAACCTACGGACATTACGGAAGTACTGACCAAGCTGCTCGCCAGCCCAAACATCACTTCCAAAGAGAAAATCTACCGCCAGTATGACCACATGGTGCAGATCGGAACAAGCGTCGAGCCGGGTTCGGATGCGGCGGTGATTGCGATCAAGGATAGCAAAAAAGCCATCGCGATGGCAACGGATTGCAACAGTCGGCACTGTTTTCTCGATCCCTATGAAGGCACCAAAGCAGCGGTCGTGGAAGCGGCTTTAAATGTTGCCTGCAGCGGCGCGCAGCCGATTGCCGTCACCAATTGTCTAAACTTTGGCAATCCCTACAAACCTGAAGTTTATTGGAGTTTCAGCGAATGTATCCGTGGTATGGGAGACGCCTGCCGTGCTTTGGGAACACCTGTCACCGGAGGGAACGTATCATTTTACAACGAAAATCCCAGCGGGGCGATCTATCCCACGCCGGTGATCGGCATGTTGGGTCTGATGCAGGATGTCCGAAAAGCCAGGACGCAGTTTTTCGAACGCACCGGAGACGCCATTCTTTTACTTGGAGGTCATAGCAATGACATCGGCGGATCGGAATACCTAAAAACCATCCACAACACCATCGCCGGAAAGATCGCTCCCATCGATCTCGAACAAGCCAAACGCCTCATAGATCTGATTGTGGAACTTATTGAAAAAGACATGATTTTCTCCGCACACGATGTCTCGGACGGAGGATTGCTCACCGCGATCGCTGAAGCCTGTCTGAAACCGAAAACTCTTAGGGGAGCGGTGCTTGATCTGGATATCTCCGGCAGGGCGGATTTTTTCTGGTTCGGAGAAAAAACCGGACGCGTCATCGTATCCTGTGCCGAAGACGCCATCTCCTCCATCGCCGAATTGGCGACCAATCTGGGGCTTGAGATTCACTATCTCGGCAAAGTAATCGAAACACCTGAATTGATCATAAATAAAGACATCCGCATACCGGTTTCAAACCTCTATGCGGCATATACAACAGGCATCTAA
- a CDS encoding Sua5/YciO/YrdC/YwlC family protein has translation MNLLREPPPQKLIKFLQKDDLQGKTILHYTGTMFGIGCRLSSGNALERIVKLKQRKENSGLIVLVPDLNWFDDAGISLPKSLKGLMGQYWPGNLTFVTECADQRFEKVELGGKVAFRVPQDSMLRFFIEQLGEPMISTSINVSTLPPENDLNRISKSYDSWFDFGLVPMMRNVDPEPKPSTVVEFIPAEKSDSMTDEIKCLREGSVPFYSIKESFHAPLIMFVCTANICRSPIADKLFNHLVKERGMNFRGDSCGLIQGGSMISINSMQLLMERGILDAQSHVSKKITSDLISAGRWVLTMEERQRDILRDWEPNSAHKIMTLNEIVGESGDIKDPYGSELDNYRGTFDLIEDRILRLIDLLSANKI, from the coding sequence TTGAACCTGCTCCGCGAACCACCGCCACAGAAGTTGATCAAGTTTTTACAAAAAGATGATTTACAGGGTAAAACGATACTCCATTACACTGGCACGATGTTTGGCATCGGATGCCGTCTTTCTTCGGGCAACGCGCTTGAGCGCATCGTTAAACTCAAGCAGCGCAAGGAGAACAGCGGTCTCATTGTCCTCGTTCCTGATCTCAACTGGTTTGATGATGCCGGGATTTCCCTGCCCAAAAGCCTAAAAGGGCTGATGGGTCAGTATTGGCCCGGGAATCTCACCTTTGTGACAGAATGCGCCGATCAGCGCTTCGAGAAAGTCGAGCTGGGTGGCAAAGTCGCCTTTCGCGTCCCACAGGATTCAATGCTGCGCTTTTTCATCGAACAACTCGGTGAACCGATGATCAGTACCAGTATCAATGTCTCAACTCTGCCCCCGGAAAACGATCTGAACCGGATCTCCAAAAGCTACGATTCCTGGTTTGATTTTGGCTTGGTTCCAATGATGCGAAACGTCGATCCCGAGCCCAAACCCTCCACCGTTGTGGAATTCATTCCCGCGGAAAAGAGCGATTCCATGACCGATGAGATCAAATGCCTGCGTGAGGGCTCCGTTCCTTTCTACTCGATAAAGGAGTCTTTCCATGCACCGCTGATAATGTTTGTCTGCACCGCGAATATCTGCCGCAGTCCGATCGCGGACAAGCTTTTCAACCATCTGGTCAAAGAGCGGGGCATGAATTTCCGCGGCGATTCCTGCGGTCTGATACAGGGCGGAAGCATGATCTCGATCAACTCCATGCAGTTGCTGATGGAACGAGGCATCCTCGATGCGCAAAGCCATGTATCAAAAAAGATTACGTCAGATTTGATCAGTGCCGGCAGATGGGTTTTGACCATGGAAGAACGTCAACGCGATATTCTGCGTGACTGGGAACCCAATTCAGCGCATAAGATCATGACCTTGAACGAAATAGTAGGAGAAAGCGGAGATATCAAGGATCCCTACGGTTCGGAACTGGATAACTATCGCGGTACCTTTGATCTGATCGAAGACCGCATCCTCCGTTTGATCGACCTGCTCAGCGCCAACAAGATATAA
- a CDS encoding peptidoglycan DD-metalloendopeptidase family protein, whose amino-acid sequence MSMLYRLISVLLLFFLTLALIGNELEEKMKQLQQVQKKLESAQTKVKQTETQKKQTESDIQRTASLKRRTDENLKTLVRQEGVKLDSLRSVSDRLSSVGDRIAQLNQLQNVQLDMLLRIDRSYRASQMQHRDHHFMAILTLNARNKINSLRGYQITLMQDKVFHQKEYIGVRGEVRKETVTSKTYGRQVQNLQQQQQQLTREQQNLQNQIAKLKKDAQELESLINKLTIVSGKEPQSYQFTAKKIAWPVRGKIIRAFGEESRAYGTSVVNNGIDIATPEGSNVIAADDGEVVFAERYGGQGNLVIIDHKNGFFTVYAYNSSISVSRGAKVKKGQVIAKSGMTGSASEPSLHFELRKDGKAINPLPYLD is encoded by the coding sequence ATGAGCATGCTATATCGATTGATATCCGTCCTTCTGTTGTTTTTCCTGACGCTTGCCCTGATCGGCAACGAACTGGAAGAGAAAATGAAACAACTCCAACAGGTGCAGAAAAAGCTCGAATCAGCTCAAACCAAGGTCAAACAAACTGAAACCCAAAAGAAACAAACCGAAAGCGATATACAGCGCACCGCCTCACTGAAAAGACGAACCGACGAAAACCTGAAAACCCTGGTCAGGCAAGAGGGAGTCAAGCTCGATTCCCTGCGCTCGGTCAGCGACAGACTTTCATCCGTTGGGGATCGTATCGCTCAGCTCAATCAACTGCAAAATGTGCAATTGGACATGCTGCTTCGCATTGACCGCTCCTACCGCGCTTCTCAAATGCAGCACCGCGACCACCATTTTATGGCTATTTTGACCCTCAACGCGCGTAATAAGATCAACAGCCTGCGCGGATACCAGATCACTCTGATGCAGGATAAGGTTTTTCACCAAAAAGAATATATCGGCGTTCGGGGCGAAGTGCGCAAGGAAACCGTCACCAGCAAGACCTACGGGCGACAGGTGCAAAACTTGCAGCAGCAGCAACAGCAGCTTACTCGCGAACAGCAAAACCTGCAAAACCAGATCGCCAAGCTCAAAAAAGACGCCCAGGAGCTGGAATCACTAATCAACAAACTCACCATAGTTAGCGGCAAAGAACCTCAATCATATCAATTCACCGCCAAAAAGATCGCCTGGCCCGTGCGTGGAAAGATCATTCGCGCCTTTGGAGAAGAATCCCGCGCCTATGGCACCAGCGTGGTCAACAACGGCATCGACATCGCGACTCCCGAAGGCTCGAACGTCATTGCCGCGGACGATGGAGAAGTCGTATTTGCCGAACGGTACGGCGGACAGGGGAATCTTGTCATCATCGATCACAAAAACGGCTTTTTCACTGTTTACGCGTATAATAGCAGCATTTCCGTCAGCCGCGGCGCCAAGGTCAAAAAGGGTCAGGTGATCGCCAAATCTGGCATGACCGGTTCCGCCAGCGAACCCTCGTTGCACTTTGAACTGCGCAAAGACGGAAAAGCCATCAACCCCTTGCCCTACCTTGATTAA
- a CDS encoding nucleoside-diphosphate kinase: MTEQSLLLIKPNAVVHRHVGHVISIIEEHGFVITNIKVIRFTRNLAERFYEMHRGKEFFERLVSFMCSADTVAVLLEKRNAVEELRELIGEVDPEKRKPGSIRHLYAEGITENAVHASDTIAHAIREIKIVFG; this comes from the coding sequence ATGACCGAACAAAGCCTTCTGCTGATCAAGCCCAACGCCGTTGTGCATCGTCACGTCGGACATGTCATCTCGATCATCGAGGAACACGGCTTTGTCATCACCAACATCAAGGTCATCAGATTCACGAGAAACCTAGCGGAGCGTTTCTATGAGATGCACCGCGGCAAGGAATTCTTTGAGAGGCTGGTGAGTTTTATGTGTTCTGCCGATACCGTCGCTGTGCTTTTGGAAAAACGCAATGCGGTGGAGGAACTGAGGGAACTGATCGGAGAGGTCGATCCCGAAAAACGCAAGCCCGGTTCGATCCGGCATTTGTATGCGGAAGGGATCACCGAAAACGCAGTGCACGCCTCCGACACAATCGCTCATGCCATACGGGAGATCAAGATCGTATTCGGTTGA